The following proteins come from a genomic window of Trifolium pratense cultivar HEN17-A07 linkage group LG4, ARS_RC_1.1, whole genome shotgun sequence:
- the LOC123924737 gene encoding protein LOL1 yields the protein MPVPLAPYPTPPPAPYTPPPTNGGQSQLVCSGCRNLLMYPVGATSVCCAVCNAVTAVPPPGTEMAQLVCGGCHTLLMYIRGATSVQCSCCHTVNLALEANQVAHVNCGNCRMLLMYQYGARSVKCAVCNFVTSVGASASTTEQQKFST from the exons ATGCCAGTTCCACTTGCCCCCTACCCAACTCCACCACCAGCTCCATATACACCACCTCCAACAAATG GTGGACAGAGTCAACTTGTGTGTTCTGGTTGTAGAAACCTTTTAATGTATCCAGTTGGAGCTACTTCTGTATGCTGTGCTGTTTGCAATGCTGTCACAGCAGTGCCTCCTCCTG GCACAGAAATGGCTCAGTTAGTTTGTGGAGGATGCCATACTTTACTCATGTACATCCGCGGAGCGACAAGCGTTCAATGCTCTTGTTGTCACACAGTCAATCTAGCTTTGGAAg CAAATCAGGTTGCACATGTCAATTGTGGTAACTGCAGGATGCTACTTATGTACCAATATGGAGCAAGATCCGTGAAGTGTGCAGTTTGCAATTTTGTTACCTCAGTTGGG